Proteins encoded in a region of the Montipora foliosa isolate CH-2021 unplaced genomic scaffold, ASM3666993v2 scaffold_448, whole genome shotgun sequence genome:
- the LOC137989242 gene encoding RING finger protein 151-like produces MAEPGYQPDIFTAAPDQSFLCPICRYVIKEAVACKEGHLFCKTCIDQWINSHNNGSCPVGRQSLQASDLRNIIAFDRVVESMQVFCPRRESGCGWTGALEMQTNHTLQCLQEPVPCTHTGCDRVLVRGQLDQHLDTCDMRPDECTYCGHQFPIREIQSHQRYACRLAPVMCPFNCNHVAIPRYVSFIRETLRMAFTANVRFLFRFKQ; encoded by the exons ATGGCTGAACCAGGATATCAACCGGACATCTTTACCGCGGCTCCAGACCAATCATTCCTTTGCCCGATTTG ccGGTACGTCATTAAGGAGGCTGTGGCCTGTAAAGAGGGTCATCTCTTCTGCAAAACCTGCATAGATCAGTGGATCAATTCTCACAACAACGGTAGCTGCCCTGTCGGAAGACAGTCCCTTCAAGCCTCTGACTTGAGGAACATCATTGCTTTCGACAGGGTGGTAGAGTCTATGCAGGTTTTCTGCCCTAGGAGAGAATCAGGATGCGGATGGACTGGTGCCCTAGAAATGCAGACAAACCACACACTCCAGTGCCTCCAGGAACCAGTGCCATGCACACACACTGGCTGTGACCGAGTACTAGTTCGTGGGCAGCTGGATCAACATTTGGACACATGTGATATGAGGCCAGATGAATGCACATATTGTGGCCATCAATTTCCAATTCGGGAAATTCAAAGCCACCAGCGATATGCGTGTCGGTTGGCACCTGTAATGTGCCCATTCAATTGCAACCATGTTGCAATACCTCGGTATGTATCCTTTATTAGAGAGACATTGAGAAtggcgtttacggcaaacgttAGATTTTTGTTTAGGTTTAAACAGTAA
- the LOC137989231 gene encoding uncharacterized protein: MSDFELENSCLSSNSDTASNASDTDENMDFREPTDSENDTEVIESLFAPYTDEPIAPPDYAEAEDDDEDPDGLAAKTLADREDGLIPLANWCKCKHCKTENLGGAMEHRCCVEVLNIQGKLVFDGSIENLDCITQHEEYKAITNKAVLENVAPLLRCKNGRSYRRRSGVTHNEFIRSVAYRWTIRWLCGYMGWENTRPLCACIYHDIRTRYQTRHLQPRGYRHS, translated from the exons ATGTCAGATTTTGAGCTAGAAAATAGCTGCTTATCAAGCAATTCAGACACGGCATCAAATGCATCAGACACAGATGAAAATATGGACTTTCGTGAACCTACAGATAGCGAGAACGATACCGAAGTTATCGAGTCTCTATTCGCGCCCTACACAGACGAGCCGATCGCGCCACCAGACTATGCTGAAGCAgaagatgacgatgaagatCCTGATGGACTAGCTGCAAAGACTCTTGCTGACAGAGAAGATGGTTTAATTCCACTCGCAAACTG GTGTAAATGTAAACATTGCAAGACGGAGAATCTAGGCGGCGCTATGGAGCATCGTTGCTGCGTGGAAGTTTTGAACATTCAAGGGAAATTAGTTTTCGATGGATCCATTGAAAACCTCGATTGTATAACTCAGCATGAGGAGTACAAAGCCATCACAAACAAGGCTGTGCTTGAGAATGTCGCGCCGTTGCTGAGATGCAAGAATGGTCGATCGTACCGACGCCGATCTGGAGTCACACATAACGA GTTTATTCGATCAGTGGCTTATCGGTGGACCATTAGATGGCTCTGTGGCTATATGGGCTGGGAAAACACACGTCCGCTGTGTGCATGTATATACCACGACATCAGAACAAGGTATCAGACAAGACATTTACAGCCAAGAGGATACAGACATTCTTAG
- the LOC137989241 gene encoding uncharacterized protein translates to MMDERSTASARKYNKYKGRYCVAGYKNQISCKNTSYTHGVTIHQFPCDPETRAKWTKFVQKHRPDFQASPERRNIALCSAHFKDECFNKPRLSLNGLENIKFQRRLLKGSVPTEDVRIDEKDEAFSARDQRHLRRTVLFDNFGAVPVPTKKRRCEPVVVVGAEMDSSDVVGAEMDSSDVVGIEMDGSDVVGAEMDHEIVTGHVSVDGGNKRKIINYQMKCKNLTRANRRLKLQVYSLKTEIKTLKKQLSYIDKTEDSGEEDHIDVVDAIDNLHADTDNLRAHVHPKSDENSAYYVWSTEGSEDEVDHQSEKEEWKADIGSDETNDETEDDLAKESCDKDVKVDPGTPVSKEPKFIVFYGMLLSLFNLFCFNCKAEKPKVTMKKDGTMVTVYQECNHCISGFTWRSQPYIFGRFPAGNILLSFGTLLAGASISKVILIFRHMGLCAYSPRTFFRHQRMFIIPSILKYWETYRNSLIDLAKQTKDVVWCGDARFDSMGHCAKYGVYTFMSTTLMKIVHFELVQSNETNGANQTELEGLKRCFKFMEQAGVAVKTFISDRHRGNAKWIREAKSQTIHYNDIWHVARSLWKKLLKASKEGGCEKISSWMKGIRRHLYWCATSTKPGFGALIVAKWSSFLRHVANIHTDHPNELYKKCHHEPLQDRLWIKRGTAAHDKLKNVLLNKTLLKDIANLSPEAQTSSLEGFHATLNHWHPKMLGFSFLGSWCRHILASLHFNENVKRTPRSTVDGKKYYRVTYPKFKLGEEAVKEVPVPPTYEYVDNIAQVLFTLPFEDMKSVFQKYSANVPEPLNRQFPERKCKDDAVKDYEARKKNTTPLFPPVSDQDALLQKASEVQTPTSRPKSIRRCGKCKMHGHNKRSCNVINNS, encoded by the exons ATGATGGACGAGAGGTCAACAGCTTCGGCTCGAAAATACAACAAATATAAAGGTAGATACTGTGTCGCTGGCTACAAAAACCAAATAAGTTGTAAAAACACAAGCTATACTCATGGAGTAACAATACATCAGTTTCCATGCGATCCTGAAACGAGGGCAAAGTGGACAAAATTCGTGCAGAAACACCGTCCTGACTTCCAAGCCTCACCAGAGCGAAGGAACATTGCATTGTGCTCTGCACATTTTAAAGACGAGTGTTTCAACAAGCCAAGGCTTTCCTTAAACGGTCTTGAGAACATAAAATTTCAGAGACGTCTACTAAAAGGATCAGTGCCAACAGAAGACGTTAGAATCGACGAAAAAGATGAAGCATTTTCTGCTCGAGATCAGCGACAT CTCAGAAGGACTGTTCTCTTTGATAACTTTGGTGCTGTGCCTGTACCAACTAAGAAAAGACGGTGTGAGCCAGTTGTTGTAGTTGGTGCCGAGATGGATAGTTCAGATGTAGTTGGTGCCGAGATGGATAGTTCAGATGTAGTTGGCATTGAGATGGATGGTTCAGATGTAGTTGGTGCTGAGATGGATCATGAAATTGTGACTGGTCATGTGTCCGTGGATGGTGGTAACAAGAGAAAAATAATCAATTACCAAATGAAATGCAAAAACCTGACAAGAGCAAACCGAAGGTTGAAGTTACAAGTCTATtcactgaaaactgaaatcaaaacactgaaaaag CAACTCAGTTACATTGACAAAACAGAGGATTCTGGTGAGGAAGACCACATTGATGTAGTTGATGCCATTGACAATCTACATGCAGATACTGACAATCTACGAGCACATGTGCATCCCAAGTCTGATGAAAACTCAGCATATTATGTCTGGTCTACAGAGGGatcagaagatgaagttgacCACCAGAGTGAAAAAGAAGAATGGAAAGCAGATATTGGATCAGATGAAACCAATGATGAAACTGAAGATGATCTTGCTAAGGAGTCCTGTGATAAAGATGTCAA GGTAGATCCTGGCACACCTGTGAGTAAGGAACCAAAATTTATAGTGTTTTATGGCATGCTTCTGAGTCTGTTCAACCTGTTTTGCTTCAACTGCAAAGCTGAGAAACctaaagtgacaatgaagaaagATGGAACTATGGTAACAGTATACCAGGAATGCAACCATTGCATCAGCGGCTTTACTTGGCGATCGCAGCCGTATATATTTGGTCGGTTCCCAGCAGGGAACATACTATTGAGCTTTGGAACATTATTGGCTGGTGCATCTATCAGCAAAGTTATCCTAATCTTCCGACATATGGGTTTATGTGCATATTCCCCGAGGACATTCTTTAGACATCAACGTATGTTTATCATTCCATCGATCCTGAAGTACTGGGAAACATACAGGAACTCACTCATTGACCTTGCAAAGCAGACCAAAGATGTGGTTTGGTGTGGGGATGCACGATTTGATTCCATGGGACACTGTGCAAAATATGGCGTGTACACCTTTATGTCTACAACACTGATGAAAATAGTACATTTTGAGCTTGTCCAG TCAAATGAAACCAATGGTGCTAATCAAACAGAATTAGAAGGACTGAAGCGGTGCTTCAAGTTTATGGAACAAGCTGGAGTGGCAGTCAAAACGTTCATCTCAGATCGCCATAGAGGAAATGCAAAATGGATTCGGGAGGCAAAATCACAAACCATTCACTATAATGACATTTGGCATGTGGCTAGATCTCTCTGGAAAAAGCTTCTTAAAGCAAGTAAAGAAGGGGGCTGTGAGAAGATAAGTTCTTGGATGAAAGGGATTCGACGTCATTTGTACTGGTGTGCAACCTCAACAAAACCAGGGTTTGGAGCCCTTATTGTTGCAAAGTGGTCTTCATTTCTCAGACATGTGGCCAATATTCATACTGATCATCCGAATGAGCTGTACAAGAAATGTCATCATGAACCCCTTCAAGATAGACTATGGATAAAGAGAG GTACTGCTGCACATGACAAGCTGAAGAACGTGTTGTTGAACAAGACACTGCTAAAAGATATTGCTAACCTATCTCCAGAAGCACAGACAAGTAGTTTAGAAGGTTTTCATGCCACTCTAAACCATTGGCATCCTAAAATGCTTGGATTTTCCTTCTTAGGCTCCTGGTGTAG GCATATATTAGCCAGCCTTCATTTTAATGAGAATGTAAAACGTACCCCCCGAAGTACAGTAGATGGAAAGAAGTACTATCGTGTAACTTATCCAAAGTTCAAGTTGGGTGAGGAAGCTGTTAAAGAGGTCCCTGTACCCCCCACATATG AATATGTCGACAATATTGCTCAGGTCCTTTTCACCCTACCATTTGAAGACATGAAATCAGTGTTCCAGAAATACTCAGCAAATGTACCAGAACCCTTAAATAGGCAATTCCCAGAGAGAAAGTGTAAGGATGATGCTGTCAAGGATTATGAAGCACGCAAAAAGAACACTACACCTCTCTTTCCACCTG TTTCAGACCAGGATGCATTACTGCAGAAGGCCTCAGAAGTACAGACTCCAACTTCCAGACCCAAAAGTATTCGTCGTTGTGGGAAATGCAAAATGCACGGTCACAACAAACGCAGCTGTAATGTCATAAATAATAGCTAA